The genomic stretch CCTGGAATCCTAGGGAGACCCTGATTCACCTCAAAACTGCCACTAAGGAGGTAAAACCCTGCCCCTCAGAGGCAGGCTTCAGTTTCCCTGTGTGTGAAATTGACCTGGCGCTGGGAGAGGCTGGTGGAGGCGCGGATTTTGCAGTTTCCCAACAACATTCTGGAAGCCTGTGGTCCTGGGAAAGGGTGGCGTGGAGAAGACTGGGAAACAACCAGTGGTCACCAGAGCTGTAGCACCTCCTCCACCTCGGAGCTCTGGGGCTGGGAACCCCAGGCTTCGGGGCCCCTGTGAAGGACGCAGGTGGCCCCCTCTTTCCTGACATCTCAGGAGAGGGAGCGGCAACCGGCTAGGGGAAGAAAAGCACAGGAAGGTTATACAGCCAGATGGGGAAGGGGCCAAATCCCTGAACAACCCCTTCCCAGAGTTCCTCTTCAAGTGCAGGGTACCCGAGAGTCAAGGCCCCGCCCCCTTTTCAGAGGCCCCTTTTCTACTTAGGTGATGTCTCCTGGCTGGGATGGGAGGCAGATGGAcggaggggagggggggaggaggggaagggagaggcagTGGATGAAGGAGAATGGAAGAGATGACATCCCCCTCGGCCCCTTCATCCCATTCAGGTCCCCAAGCCGCTCCCCCTCCACACCTGCACTGCCAGTGCCAACgtcagagggaggaagagggagctcGGCTTAGAAGGCTGAGGCCCTGCCCCCTGGGCCACACCGATCATGTGGCCTTCCTTCTCCCCACAGAAGGCCAGACCATGGACACCTCCTGAGCTGGATGTCATCCCCcatcttcattctcttttctttttctttctttcttttttttttttttttttgagatggagtctcgctctgtcgtgcaggctggagtgcagtggtgtgatctcggctcactgcaagctccccctcccaggttcactccattctcctgcctcagcctcccaagtagcttggactgcaagcgcccgccaccaagctGGGAtaagttttcgtatttttagtagagatggggtttcaccgtgttagccaggatggtctcgatctcctgacctcatgatccgcccgcctcggcctcccaaagtggtgggattacaggcgtgagccaccgcgcccagccgtccACCCTGTTTTCTACCAGAGTTCTGATACTGTGACTTTGTATAAAATGGTTTGGAAGCTGGACccaccctgtgtgtgtgtggttgccCTGAGCCCACAGAAAGACACCTCCAGAGTGCGGATTGAGAAGCCTTTATTGTGGGAGGATCGGGGTGTCTGAGGGCCCCGGGAGTCGGGATGGGCTTGGAAGGCTGGGGGGAGGGGCCTTTGAGGAAGAGGAGGCCTGGAAGCGGGGGTCATCACAGGTCAAGGGGTGGTCCTTGGGACCCCCGCAGTCAGTGGTGCTGCGGCGGCAGAGTGCACATTGACAGCTGAGAGCCACGGCGTAGGAGACCACAGGGTTCACGCCGCGCGGGCAGCCAGGGAGCCGGATGGACTCGAAGCGCACATCGCGGTAGTTGCACACCACCTGAGGCAGGGCCGGCAGGACCCCCTGCAGCACGCGGGTCTGGAAGCCGTGTGAGTGGGGGAATGAGCATGTGCCTGGGGCCAGCGCCTCAGCTGAGCTCCCCAGCTGCCCCCACAGGTCTCAGACTCAGGAGTCCAGGAAGCCCTCTGTTCCTGCCCTCCCACACCCCATTCCGCAGCCCCTGACCAGAGAGGCAGACCACCCTTCCTCCCCCACTGCCTCTGTGGGTCTGGCCCTGAGGTGGCAGCACCTGCCCCGGCCCCGGGCAGCTCACCATGGTGGGGCAGTAGCcggcacagatggtggtgttgacgATGATGCACACGGGGCAGCCCTCCTTCTCGACAGCCAGGGTGGCATTGATGGGGCGGCACCGTGGCCGAAGCATCTCCCTGGATGCCCATGTCCCGCCCATgctcagcagcagcaacagcagcagccccTGGGACAAGGACACTGCTTCACCCGGGCCTGGTACCACAGCCCTGAGCCCTGGCCTTCCCATCCCGCGTGGTACACCAACCACAAAGACCCAGAGACCCTTCCCGGCATCTCCTATTCAGGAACCACCACCCGGACACCTGCCTTTCAGAGCCCACCCCACAGCCCGAGGGACCTGAGATACCCCAACATTTCAGATCCCCACCCTCAGGAACTGCCCCACCTGAAGCTTACTGGGGGTCACGCTCCTCCAGAAAGAGGCCTCCTTCCACAGCTCACGCTGGTCTGCCCCTTCTCATGCCAGTGATGGCCTGGAAGGAGGTGGAAGGTGCCCAGGGGCCCTGCAGTCTTACCTGGAACATCTCCATCCTTGGTGCGTCCCCTCCCTCGTGTACCTGGCTTTATACCTCTGGTTTGTGGGGGCGTCAAGGCCACCAGGAGGTTGTAGGATGCTGGAGTGAGCTCGACACTAACCCCTCGGGGGGCGAGAGGTAGACAAGGCCAGGGAGGCACAGGAGTGGCTCAGCGGAGCGCCCCAGCCCTCTCCCCTCGGTGGTCTAGCGCCAAGGATGAGGCAGAGACCACGGTGAAGTGACCTCAGAGACTCAGTCGTCGAGTGCTAGGGACTAGTCGAGGCTGGAGGCACAGGGAGTAGGGTGTAGGAAGGCCTGCCTCTGCCTATGGTGGGGTCTTGGGAACCAGGAGGAGGCCGTGACCCGAGAAAGGTGCTAGACTGAAGCCTCAACTCTCCTCTACTTGAGCCATTCCTGCACCACAGTCCAACCTAACAGGAGGGGCGCTGCTTCGGACTTAGCTTCTGCCCAGTGAGAGAGGGTCTCCCCGTGACTGTGCTGCCAGGGAAGCCACTTGACCCAGATGCCCCCCAACGAGGGATTCAGCCCGAGCCCCACCTCTCCCTTAGGAACCTCCGCCCACCCTACCCTCAAGCCAGGATGCCCGGAGCGGTCCCCGGAAATGCGTGTGCTTCAGGTGATTTAACTGATTATTGAATAGGCCCGCAGGAGGTGTGTCCTGCCCGCGGGGCCACAGCCTCCGAGGACATTATCTGGACTTAGTCCCTTCCCGGCGATCCAGCCGCAGCTGAGTGGGCGTGTCTGGGCTAGTCCTGTCCCCACACTGCGGATAGACTTAATGAGTGCGAGCCCACCTAGGTCCGAACACCGCGTAGTGAGCGGCTGTCCAGAGCTCTGCTCCGCCCCCACGCCAGGGGGCgtgtctggggtggggctggccGGGCAGGCTCCCACTAGCCCTGGCTTCCAGCGGCCTGAGCGGGAGTTCTCGGTGCTGTAGGCTTTCGGGACGCTGTGTATGCCCGGCAGGGGCTTCCAGTGGGGGCCACCCCAAGTCGCCTCCAGCGGGCGGAAGCGGTCGAGCCGGCGGAGCGGGTGCAGCGAGGAGCTGTAGGTTTCCTGAGCCAGAGACATGGCCCGCCGTGCGGCGCTCGAGGCGGCCTGGAGGAGCAGAGACAGGGCTGCCGCTGCGGGTCGTGACTCCAGAGTTGGGGCCTCTCTTCTAAGCTCCAGTAGGTCAGGGAGTCCTTGCGGGGGTATCCGGACAGCTCCCTCCTGTGGGAGCAGGGCAGGATGGTGAGGATACAGCTGGATCCTTGGGGACGAGGTTCAGACCTCGGGATCTAAGGAGTCTGCACACTCAAACTCCTGCATTTCCAGGCGAGGACCCCTTAGGAAGGACGCGACCGGGCACGCGTTGCCTGCGTTCCTGGGTCCTCGAGTTACTTAACGTCCTGGAAATTGAGCTTTCGCATCCTAGGGAAGGAAACGGGGGCTTTCGCTTCCTTGCGAAGGAGCATCTGGGGGCTCAAGTACCGAAGGAGGCCCTGCCCTCGGATCCAGAATCCCCTCGAGCCGCTGTGCAGGCTTCCTGTCCCTACCGCGGTTCCTGGAGGTGACACTAAGGACTCCTGGGTGCTAAAAGAGGGAGGGGCTGTCTGAACTGTGGTTGTTGCTGCTATAGGAGTCGAGACTGAGACCACCGGTCAGGGAATGGGAGCCAGCCCAGGGGCTCGGCGTGCACCGGCCAAGGCGGGGGCTGTGCAGGAGGCGGTGCCGAGCGAGAGCCCGGCTTACTTGGGATAGAACCGAAAGTCCCGCGCCGAGGTGGTCAGATAGAGCTGGCGGCGGTCCAGGACGCCCCGGTCGGATACTGTGAAAGGTGGGCCAGACAGCGCGGGGTTCTTCGTGCAGGCGATTAGAGCCTGAGCAAGACTGGGAGAGGAGGCATACCCAAGACATAGATTTCATACCCCATCCCAAGTCCTGGGTCCCGAGTTCAGAATCCCTCTCCTTCGGCCTCGACAGCCATGACGGCCACGGCCCTCACACCCCGCCCCAGGGTCAGAGCCCTTCCTGCCACCCACGCCAGGGAACTTCAGCTTCCTTCCTCATACCCGAACCGTTCCCAGCCTCACCTCCCTAAATCCAAGCCCTCCTGCTGGTCAAGGAACTCAAATCCAGGCCCCCAGCCACCACAAAATCCCCCCGGTTCTGCCCCCGGTCTCAAGCCTTCTTGGTGTGGCCACTGGAGCTGAGCTGCATCTTGGGCAACAACTCCAGGTTACCTCTCCTAACTCCCACCCGACCACGTCTCAGAATATTCTAGTCTCCTCCCCACCCACAGCCCGCCGTCTAGCTCCGCAGCAGCTTAGGAGCCCTGAAGGCGAGTTTCCAGCCCCTGGTCCTTCTGGCCTGGCGTGGATGCCCAGCCCTTCCCCCCGCTCCTCTAACCTCCCGATCCCGCCCCAGATCCTTTAGCCACGCCCCAAAGCTGTGATTTCCTTCTGGCCCCGCCCCAGGCTCCCGGAGCTCCGCTGGTCTCGCCAGCGCCGGCTTCCACCCAGCCACCTGGGAAGGCCCCCCGCGGTGGTGGTCCGAGAGTTGTGAGGGGCTGGGGCCCGACGTATTTGGGGGCGCGCGCGTCTGGGCCGGGAGAGCAAGTGTACTGCGCCCTCGTCTCGCTGCTCTGGTACTTTGTGGTCAGTAGGAGGGTTCAGCTGCGGTGTCTGAGCTGCGGAAAGGCAACCCAGAGACTCATGTGAAGGAGCAGGGGACTCAAATGCAGTTCCCCGCAGACTCCGGCACTCCCCAAATCTTACCTTTTCTCCTGAATCCTTGATCCCCACAGTCCGCGTGGGGTCTGCAGGCTCTGgggctctgggctgggcgcagggCCCGCCATGGGTCTTGGGCACGTAGGCCGAGCCAGAGGTTGTCTCCCATCTGCTGAGGACCTCGTCGAAAGCCCAGATGCGAGAATCCTGCTTTGCAGTCGGAGGTAGAGGGTCCGCGACCGTGGACTGGAGAGAAGGCGCCGCACATCAGCTAGAAAGACTCAGGAGTCCCtatcaccccccaccccaaactCTGACCTCTTCCAGTCGGCCCCCAGCCCTTTCCTCTGCAGTCCCTGGCATTCAGCTTCCCTGGCGCCTCCTCTCTCAGACCCAGGACTCCAGGACCCTCCTCCTTCAGAGAGGAGTCCAAGCTCCCAATCCCCTTTTCTCAGCCCCCATCTTTCTGGGTCCCCAGGCCCCGCAGGGCTTCAGCCTAGGGTCTGCCCACCTGCACCGTGGGCGGGGGGAAGGGTACGGGTGGGATAATGCCATGGGTAACGTAGCTGCTGGTGAGATGCCAGTTGGGCCAGGATTCAGGCATCTCGGTTGCAGAGATGAAAGACCACGGGGGGCCACAGTGCACAGCCAGGGTGCCACTGGCCATGGTTCCACCCCCTCCCTGTAGCCAAGCAGGAGCTGGTTTGTTGCTGTTGCCCCAGGTGACAGAACCCGCTCACCCCAATCCAGCCAATGAAAGGCCTGCAGGCACATGGATGGATGGAGTGATTaagagacccagagacagagagacagggactCCAAGAGGGGCACAGAGAAACACGGAGTGGGGGATGGAGAGTCAGAAAGAGGCGGACAGAAGGGGATGGAGAAGTTCAGGATTTCAGAGACccagggggtgggggagacagagacacagaaagaaggaCAGAGACCTGGGGGTGTCAGAGATACAGACAGAGACCCCTGCACTGCCCCCAGCACCTCAGGACATCCATGAGAAACACCCCCCTTTGCTCCAGGGTCCAGAACCTCCTGGCTGCTTCCTCCCTCTGCCAGGCCTGCCCACCTCGGGGTAACGATTTCCAGATGTCCCCGGGGCTCCCCAACCCTTCCCGCACGTGCTGAAGGAGTCAGCGCTGGTGTCAGCTGTCCTGCCTGCCTTTGATTTGGTTGAAAACTTCCACCTGGGTGGGCTGGgtggggaaagagaaagggatCTAGAGAGAAGTGCACAGGGACATAGCGAAAAAGATGGGCTTTGATGAGTGAGGAATAAATACAACAAGAAAGgggagagacagggaggaagaaagagaccaCGATGGAAAGGGAGCTATTAGTACTACCCAGAGGCGAGAGACACTGGAAGTTAGAGACAGAGATGAAGGTGGCAAAAATGACCAAAATCACAGATGGAAAACAAGGAGACGTAGAAACTGAGGCAGCCACGCCCCACCCTGCCCAGGGGCCTGGTCTGTATAGATGCGGGGAGAAGTTGCCTATGTCCTTTGCTCAAAGCTggacctgagagagagagagagagttggtgGGGCGATGGGTAACATGTGAAGGGCTATTGTGAAGGCCTGTGGTCTGTCCCTGGCTTCCCTTGTCACTTCTTCACTATAAACAGCTTTTGAtcaccgggcgcagtggctcatgcccgtaatcccagtactttgggaggccgaggcatgcggatcacttgaggtcaggagtttgagaccagcctggccaacatggcgaaaccctgtctctaccaaaaaatacaaaaagtagccgggcgtggtggcgcacacctgtaatcccaactaaggcagaagaatcacttcaacctgggacgtgaaggctgcagtgagctcagatcacaccactgcactccagcctgggtgacagagcgagactccatctcaaaaaaaaaaaaaaaaagagcttttggTCAAGGCCTCTGACTCCTCAACCCCCATTATCTCATCCTACCAGCCCATTCTTCAGACAAGGAAAACTGAGGCTACTTTCTGCAGCCAGGCCCAGGATCCCACTTACCCCTCCTCCCCCATTCAGGCTTCTGGGGCCTTTCTGTTGGATTTTGCTGGCCCTACTCAACAGCTCTCAATGGACAGTGACCCCCTGATCCTAGCCAGGGGGCCGAAGAGTTAGTGAGAAACTCATGCCCCACTCAAGCTGGacaaattttttctcttttttttgaaacggagtttcgctctttttgccaaggctggagtgcaatggcacagtcttggcttactgcaacttctgcctcctgagttcaagcaattctcctacctca from Pan paniscus chromosome 20, NHGRI_mPanPan1-v2.0_pri, whole genome shotgun sequence encodes the following:
- the LOC129393060 gene encoding choriogonadotropin subunit beta variant 2-like; this translates as MGRPGLRAVVPGPGEAVSLSQGLLLLLLLSMGGTWASREMLRPRCRPINATLAVEKEGCPVCIIVNTTICAGYCPTMTRVLQGVLPALPQVVCNYRDVRFESIRLPGCPRGVNPVVSYAVALSCQCALCRRSTTDCGGPKDHPLTCDDPRFQASSSSKAPPPSLPSPSRLPGPSDTPILPQ